The bacterium genome includes a region encoding these proteins:
- a CDS encoding rhomboid family intramembrane serine protease, whose product MRQKRPKKRVFPGGRDMLLPYRVKNPPKRFPVATICIIAINILVYIFTTNSLIEIREEVVTSYAFAFGASPAVNFICACFLHADPFHLIGNMLFLWVFGPPVEDRLGIPKYILLYFATGLFGDILQAMLDTAFIGHTGLGIGASGCIMGVVGAYWYLFSWSTVCVFYWFGWIWHGVWEVQAIWIIGLYILMDVGEGLLFGSMGVEGGVANFAHVGGGAAGAILCLIMRIKRDSSELSDAKAIHSEMKDLSMLPLHALETMSKEDNCNPEMIRALIKVALRNGQQSAIDAAMTGAGVALIDKDPALVGYYLTDLRGGADIYKPVHLLHLAGTLDQSGDHTRAIQIYNHLFKKYPTGPDAEAALYRAAVCYWSSFNDKKNAQVCLNEMAKRFPNGSMLQFGRKLWNQILSQSGKTSPG is encoded by the coding sequence ATGCGGCAAAAACGCCCCAAAAAGAGGGTGTTTCCTGGAGGAAGGGACATGCTGCTGCCTTATCGTGTCAAAAACCCACCCAAAAGATTTCCTGTAGCCACAATCTGCATCATTGCAATAAACATTTTGGTTTATATTTTTACCACCAACAGCTTGATCGAGATTAGGGAAGAAGTGGTAACAAGTTATGCCTTTGCATTTGGCGCATCTCCGGCAGTAAATTTCATCTGCGCCTGCTTTCTACATGCCGATCCTTTTCACCTGATCGGCAATATGTTGTTCTTGTGGGTGTTCGGCCCTCCGGTCGAGGATAGACTCGGGATTCCAAAATATATCTTGTTATACTTCGCTACAGGACTATTCGGCGATATATTGCAGGCCATGCTGGATACGGCGTTTATAGGCCATACCGGGCTTGGAATTGGCGCGTCGGGATGCATTATGGGAGTGGTCGGCGCGTATTGGTATTTGTTTTCATGGAGCACAGTCTGCGTCTTCTATTGGTTTGGCTGGATATGGCATGGTGTATGGGAAGTCCAGGCCATCTGGATCATAGGTCTGTATATTTTGATGGACGTGGGTGAAGGGCTGCTGTTCGGGAGTATGGGAGTCGAAGGTGGAGTAGCGAATTTTGCTCATGTCGGCGGAGGAGCGGCGGGAGCAATTTTGTGCTTAATTATGCGCATAAAAAGAGACTCATCCGAGTTATCCGATGCAAAAGCCATCCATTCGGAAATGAAAGACCTCTCTATGCTTCCGCTGCATGCTCTGGAGACGATGTCCAAAGAGGACAACTGTAACCCGGAAATGATTCGCGCGCTGATTAAGGTCGCTCTACGAAACGGCCAGCAGTCGGCAATCGACGCTGCTATGACCGGTGCAGGAGTGGCTTTGATAGACAAAGACCCTGCGCTTGTCGGATATTATCTTACTGATCTTCGTGGCGGTGCGGATATATATAAGCCTGTCCATCTACTGCATCTGGCAGGCACTCTCGACCAATCAGGTGACCATACGCGGGCTATACAAATCTACAACCACCTGTTCAAGAAATATCCGACCGGTCCCGATGCTGAAGCGGCGCTTTATAGAGCGGCAGTCTGTTACTGGTCATCGTTCAATGACAAAAAGAATGCACAGGTCTGTCTGAACGAGATGGCAAAACGCTTTCCAAACGGCTCCATGCTCCAATTCGGACGGAAGCTGTGGAACCAGATCCTCTCGCAAAGCGGCAAAACCTCACCCGGCTAA
- a CDS encoding L,D-transpeptidase, whose translation MRAVIILFWIIASAAPGFGQKVVLTGPNRQAMIEGRTYSISWHANGLESISVIAYGTRTPLGETYRGDFDIVIADNVPANESRVDWRLPWIDSIGMIIRVEGYDGSGEITAADERKYAFRPAVMAYRFADGIYLDLHDRTNQRLYVQKNQRITHAYISSSSRNYLWLPPSRHLNIPHDHAGVFRVLAKIPNYWSRLFDVPMPHAMRYLGGHFIHATSPDMYEYLGGPASSGCNRLTEYNARELYAMAPIGTRVEVIGPGG comes from the coding sequence ATGAGAGCAGTGATTATTTTATTTTGGATCATTGCATCAGCGGCTCCGGGATTTGGACAAAAGGTGGTATTAACCGGCCCGAACCGCCAAGCAATGATCGAAGGCAGAACATACTCGATAAGCTGGCATGCAAACGGACTCGAAAGTATAAGTGTCATTGCCTATGGAACTCGAACTCCACTGGGAGAAACTTATCGAGGAGATTTCGATATAGTTATCGCGGACAATGTTCCGGCAAACGAAAGCAGAGTAGACTGGAGATTACCCTGGATCGATTCTATAGGGATGATTATCAGAGTGGAAGGGTATGACGGCTCAGGTGAGATTACTGCAGCGGATGAACGCAAATATGCTTTTCGACCGGCTGTCATGGCTTATAGATTTGCCGATGGGATCTACCTCGATCTGCATGACCGGACAAATCAGCGATTATATGTGCAGAAAAATCAGAGGATCACTCACGCATATATATCCAGTTCATCTCGGAATTACCTGTGGCTGCCGCCAAGCAGACACTTGAACATTCCTCATGATCATGCCGGGGTCTTTAGAGTGCTGGCGAAAATACCAAACTACTGGTCAAGGCTCTTCGATGTGCCGATGCCGCATGCGATGCGATATCTCGGCGGGCACTTTATACACGCGACCAGCCCGGACATGTACGAGTATCTAGGCGGACCGGCGTCATCGGGCTGTAACCGTTTGACTGAGTATAACGCTCGTGAGCTGTATGCCATGGCTCCTATCGGGACCAGAGTGGAAGTAATTGGTCCGGGCGGATAG
- a CDS encoding tRNA threonylcarbamoyladenosine dehydratase, translating to MTQPNERFTRIELMLGADACTRLRDSSVTVVGLGAVGGYAVEGLARAGVGRLRLVDFDKIAISNVNRQLLALTSTLGRSKCEVARERVLDINPECQVEAVCDFLDGNTVLNLIGESPDLVIDAIDALNPKVELISTLRSREIPLISCLGAALRSDPTMIRTDTLENVHHCPLGRTVRQRLRRRGVPIDFPCVFSDEPLPKPLPIAPPIRVINDDRIIERGRARNTLGSMPTITGIFGLAAANLAIQMLVAKSE from the coding sequence GAACTAATGCTTGGAGCCGATGCCTGCACCCGGCTTAGAGACTCGTCCGTGACCGTGGTAGGGCTGGGGGCTGTCGGTGGTTATGCCGTAGAGGGTCTCGCCCGTGCCGGAGTGGGCAGGCTCAGGCTCGTGGATTTCGACAAAATTGCCATAAGCAATGTCAATCGCCAACTGCTTGCCCTCACATCCACGCTGGGACGCAGCAAGTGTGAGGTCGCGCGTGAACGTGTGCTGGATATTAACCCGGAATGCCAAGTTGAAGCTGTCTGCGATTTTCTGGACGGCAACACGGTGCTTAACCTGATAGGCGAATCACCAGACCTCGTGATCGACGCAATAGACGCGCTGAACCCGAAAGTCGAGCTGATATCGACATTGCGAAGTCGTGAAATTCCGCTTATCTCGTGTCTTGGGGCAGCGCTGAGGTCAGATCCAACCATGATACGCACGGATACCCTCGAAAATGTGCATCACTGTCCACTTGGACGCACTGTCCGGCAGCGTTTAAGGAGGCGGGGAGTGCCGATTGACTTTCCATGTGTCTTTTCTGATGAGCCACTGCCCAAACCTCTGCCTATAGCGCCGCCCATACGGGTGATAAATGACGACCGCATCATAGAACGCGGCAGAGCCAGAAACACACTCGGCAGCATGCCGACCATTACCGGCATTTTCGGCCTGGCCGCTGCCAATCTGGCTATACAAATGCTTGTCGCCAAATCGGAATAA